Proteins encoded by one window of Lathyrus oleraceus cultivar Zhongwan6 chromosome 1, CAAS_Psat_ZW6_1.0, whole genome shotgun sequence:
- the LOC127115829 gene encoding heavy metal-associated isoprenylated plant protein 47 encodes MKQTIVMKVSMPCQKCRTKALKVVASASGVNYVGLEGEGKDKLMVIGDGIDAVKLTNCLRKKVGYTEIVSLGEVKAS; translated from the exons ATGAAG CAAACGATTGTGATGAAGGTTTCCATGCCCTGTCAAAAGTGTCGCACAAAGGCACTCAAAGTTGTCGCATCAGCAAGCG GTGTGAATTATGTGGGATTAGAGGGAGAAGGGAAAGACAAGTTAATGGTAATTGGAGATGGTATAGATGCTGTCAAGTTAACGAATTGTTTGAGGAAAAAGGTTGGATATACTGAAATTGTCAGCTTAGGAGAAGTTAAAGCCAGTTGA